Sequence from the Candidatus Bathyarchaeota archaeon genome:
TATATCAGATCGGGCTCAGGCATCTCCCCATCCTCTATCTGATCCCTTAATTCAAATGCTGCATTTACGAAACCAATATTTCCAAGAGTGGATGTCCCCCCAGCCCAAATTACATGAGGAAAATGGCCGTATCTTAACCTGTGACGAAGAAGCTGATAGAAGGTTGCAAATACGAGTAAAGGCATATTCTGGTGTTGATGGAGTTCTGCATTGCAATAATGGCTCATGAGGAGATTTCGGCGGAGATAATGAGCATTAGGTTGAGGAAGTAACATCGATATGCTTCTAAGCCCTAGCTTCTGTGCATAAACAGCAGTAGCCGTTGCGTGATTTGATCCGGCATAACCAAAAGTCAATACTTCTTTTACATTTTTTTCTATAGCATCTGCCATTAGAAATTCCAATTTTCTTATCTTGTTTCCGCCGTATATTTTGCCGCTCAAATCATCTCGCTTTATGTATAATGAATTGAGGCCTAGTGCTTCACCCAATCTGTCGAGCTTCTCTATTGGAGTTGGAAACTCACCTAACGATATGTAAGGGATTTTTTCCTTCAATGAAGGATATCTTTCAAATAACGAAATCATCTTTGGGATTGTCAATTA
This genomic interval carries:
- a CDS encoding pyridoxal-phosphate dependent enzyme, giving the protein MTIPKMISLFERYPSLKEKIPYISLGEFPTPIEKLDRLGEALGLNSLYIKRDDLSGKIYGGNKIRKLEFLMADAIEKNVKEVLTFGYAGSNHATATAVYAQKLGLRSISMLLPQPNAHYLRRNLLMSHYCNAELHQHQNMPLLVFATFYQLLRHRLRYGHFPHVIWAGGTSTLGNIGFVNAAFELRDQIEDGEMPEPDLIYVPSGTMGTSAGLILGLKAANLESRVVCVRVADEKFANTKRTLKLLRATNSLLSSLEPFFPLIEFSKEDVNIRHDFFGQHYALFTEKGMEAVKRMKATEGIGLDGTYTGKALAALIDDAEKNDLKDKVVLFWNTYNSKDFSHMIASIDYRQLPRPFHKYFEEEVQKLDKI